The following coding sequences are from one Streptococcus sp. NPS 308 window:
- the glmS gene encoding glutamine--fructose-6-phosphate transaminase (isomerizing) translates to MCGIVGVVGNTNATDILIQGLEKLEYRGYDSAGIFVLGGAENHLVKAVGRISELSAKTTGVEGTTGIGHTRWATHGKPTEDNAHPHRSETGRFVLVHNGVIENYLEIKEKYLAGHHFKGQTDTEIAVHLIGKFAEEDGLSVLEAFKKALHIIRGSYAFALIDSENPDVIYVAKNKSPLLIGLGEGYNMVCSDAMAMIRETNQYMEIHDQELVIVKADSVEVQDYDGNRRERASYTAELDLSDIGKGTYPYYMLKEIDEQPTVMRKLIQAYTDEAGQVVVDPAIIKAVQDADRIYILAAGTSYHAGFASKKMLEELTDTPVELGISSEWGYGMPLLSKKPLFIFISQSGETADSRQVLVKANELGIPSLTVTNVPGSTLSREANHTMLLHAGPEIAVASTKAYTAQIAALAFLAKAVGEVNGNAKAQDFDLVHELSIVAQSIESTLSEKETIDAKVRDLLETTRNAFYIGRGQDYYVAMEASLKLKEISYIQCEGFAAGELKHGTIALIEEGTPVLALLSDPVLANHTRGNIQEVAARGAKVLTIAEENVAKETDDIVLTTVHPYLSPISMVVPTQLVAYFATLHRGLDVDKPRNLAKSVTVE, encoded by the coding sequence ATGTGTGGAATTGTTGGTGTTGTTGGAAACACAAATGCAACTGATATTTTGATTCAAGGGCTTGAAAAGCTCGAATACCGTGGCTATGATTCTGCGGGGATTTTTGTCCTAGGTGGTGCTGAAAATCACCTAGTCAAGGCTGTAGGCCGGATCTCAGAATTGTCTGCTAAAACTACTGGCGTTGAGGGAACAACTGGTATCGGACATACGCGTTGGGCGACTCATGGTAAACCAACGGAAGATAACGCTCACCCACATCGCTCGGAGACTGGACGTTTTGTCTTGGTCCACAATGGAGTGATTGAGAACTACCTTGAAATTAAGGAAAAATACCTCGCAGGTCACCACTTCAAGGGGCAAACAGATACGGAAATCGCAGTGCACTTGATTGGAAAATTTGCCGAAGAAGACGGTCTCTCAGTTCTTGAAGCCTTCAAAAAAGCCCTTCACATCATCCGTGGTTCTTATGCCTTTGCCTTGATTGACTCTGAAAATCCAGATGTCATCTATGTCGCTAAGAACAAATCTCCACTTTTGATTGGTCTTGGGGAAGGCTATAACATGGTCTGCTCCGATGCTATGGCTATGATTCGTGAAACCAACCAATACATGGAAATTCATGACCAAGAGTTGGTAATCGTCAAGGCTGATAGTGTTGAAGTTCAAGACTATGATGGTAATCGCCGTGAGCGTGCTAGCTACACTGCTGAGCTAGACTTGTCAGATATCGGTAAGGGGACTTATCCTTACTACATGCTCAAGGAAATCGATGAGCAACCAACGGTGATGCGTAAACTCATCCAAGCCTACACAGATGAGGCAGGTCAAGTAGTGGTTGACCCAGCTATCATCAAGGCTGTTCAAGATGCAGACCGCATTTACATCCTTGCAGCTGGGACATCTTACCACGCAGGCTTTGCTTCTAAGAAGATGCTGGAAGAATTGACGGATACACCTGTTGAACTTGGAATTTCATCTGAGTGGGGCTACGGTATGCCACTTCTCAGCAAGAAACCACTCTTCATCTTTATCAGCCAGTCTGGTGAAACAGCTGACAGCCGTCAAGTTTTGGTCAAAGCTAATGAATTGGGCATTCCAAGCTTGACAGTGACAAACGTGCCAGGTTCAACACTTTCACGTGAAGCCAACCATACCATGCTCCTTCACGCGGGTCCTGAAATTGCTGTAGCATCAACCAAGGCCTACACAGCACAAATCGCAGCCCTTGCCTTCCTTGCAAAAGCTGTCGGAGAAGTAAATGGCAATGCCAAAGCCCAAGACTTTGACCTGGTTCATGAGTTGTCAATCGTAGCTCAGTCTATCGAATCAACTCTTTCTGAGAAAGAAACCATTGATGCCAAGGTTCGCGACCTTCTTGAAACAACTCGCAACGCCTTTTACATCGGACGTGGTCAAGATTACTACGTAGCCATGGAAGCCAGTCTCAAACTCAAAGAGATTTCTTACATACAGTGTGAAGGCTTTGCGGCAGGAGAACTCAAGCATGGAACCATTGCCTTGATTGAAGAGGGAACTCCTGTTTTGGCCCTCTTGTCAGATCCAGTCCTTGCTAACCACACTCGTGGAAATATCCAAGAGGTCGCAGCCCGTGGTGCTAAGGTTCTCACTATTGCAGAAGAAAATGTTGCTAAAGAGACAGACGATATCGTCCTTACGACCGTCCATCCTTACCTCTCACCAATCTCAATGGTCGTGCCAACTCAATTGGTTGCGTACTTCGCAACGCTACACCGTGGCCTCGATGTGGACAAACCACGTAACCTTGCCAAGTCAGTAACAGTAGAATAA
- a CDS encoding EamA family transporter — protein MGASWLCYYKALQMGNATEVSAVDKFSLVLTLVLAFFFLQDVLTFKTIIGCLLITIGSLVMILE, from the coding sequence ATGGGCGCCTCCTGGCTCTGCTATTACAAGGCCTTGCAGATGGGCAATGCAACTGAGGTATCTGCTGTCGATAAATTCAGTCTCGTCCTTACCCTCGTTCTAGCCTTTTTCTTCCTACAGGATGTCCTGACGTTTAAAACAATTATCGGCTGTCTCTTGATTACGATTGGGAGCTTGGTGATGATCTTAGAATAA
- a CDS encoding glycoside hydrolase family 1 protein, translating to MLKFPKDFVWGSSTSGPQTEGRVPGDGKGDNLWDYWYQVEPNRYYNGIGPDKTSTFYENWEKDIELLVETGHTAFRTSIQWSRIFPQGRGEVNPQGVAFYRQVFEAIKAKGIRLLVNLYHFDLPFALQEDGDGWENKATIKAYEDYARFCFETYGDLVDQWITFNEPIVPVEFGYFYDAHYPHKVDAKAAVQVAYNTQLASSLAVKACHEVLPDSKIGIVLNLTPAYPRSQHPADVKAARIADLFQAQSFLDPSVLGTYPEELVEILAGHDLLPDSTAEELDLIREHTVDFLGVNYYQPLRVMAPRFAKHPDSPLLPEHFYEPYVMPGRKINPHRGWEIYEQGIYHISQNIKENYGNIEWMLTENGMGVEGEDKFRENDMIQDDYRIDFVKGHLAELHRAIEDGANCKGYLIWTFIDCWSWLNSYKNRYGLVELDLETQERRLKKSGHWFKELSDNNGF from the coding sequence ATGTTAAAATTTCCAAAGGATTTTGTCTGGGGTTCCTCCACTTCTGGACCACAGACAGAAGGACGAGTGCCAGGTGACGGCAAGGGGGACAATCTCTGGGATTATTGGTATCAGGTGGAACCCAATCGCTACTACAATGGGATTGGACCTGATAAAACATCGACCTTCTATGAAAACTGGGAAAAGGATATTGAGCTTTTGGTAGAGACTGGGCATACAGCCTTTCGTACTTCTATCCAGTGGTCTCGTATTTTCCCGCAAGGTCGTGGAGAAGTCAATCCTCAAGGTGTGGCTTTCTACCGTCAGGTCTTTGAAGCCATTAAGGCCAAGGGGATTCGTCTCTTAGTCAATCTCTATCACTTTGACCTGCCTTTTGCCCTACAAGAAGATGGGGATGGTTGGGAAAATAAGGCGACCATTAAGGCCTACGAAGACTATGCTCGTTTCTGTTTTGAGACCTATGGTGACTTGGTGGACCAATGGATTACCTTCAATGAGCCGATTGTTCCTGTGGAGTTTGGCTATTTTTATGATGCCCACTATCCTCACAAGGTGGATGCCAAAGCGGCGGTTCAGGTAGCTTATAATACACAACTGGCTAGTAGTCTTGCGGTGAAGGCTTGTCATGAGGTTCTGCCTGATTCTAAGATTGGGATTGTCCTCAACTTGACACCAGCCTACCCACGTAGCCAACATCCTGCGGATGTGAAAGCCGCTCGTATTGCGGATCTCTTTCAAGCCCAGTCTTTCCTAGATCCATCTGTCTTGGGAACTTATCCAGAAGAATTGGTGGAGATTTTAGCTGGGCATGATTTGCTGCCAGATTCTACAGCAGAAGAGTTGGACCTCATTCGTGAACATACAGTGGACTTTCTTGGAGTCAACTACTACCAACCTTTACGCGTCATGGCCCCACGTTTTGCTAAACATCCTGACAGTCCCCTCTTGCCAGAGCATTTCTATGAGCCTTATGTCATGCCCGGTCGCAAAATCAATCCTCACCGTGGTTGGGAAATCTATGAGCAAGGGATTTACCATATCTCTCAAAATATCAAGGAAAATTATGGCAATATCGAGTGGATGCTGACAGAGAATGGCATGGGTGTTGAAGGTGAAGATAAATTCCGTGAGAATGACATGATTCAGGACGACTATCGTATTGACTTTGTCAAAGGGCATCTTGCTGAGCTTCATCGCGCCATTGAAGACGGTGCTAACTGTAAGGGCTACTTGATTTGGACCTTTATCGATTGCTGGTCATGGCTCAATAGCTACAAGAACCGCTATGGTTTGGTTGAGCTTGATTTGGAAACGCAGGAACGTCGCCTGAAGAAATCGGGTCACTGGTTCAAAGAGCTTAGTGACAATAATGGATTTTAA
- a CDS encoding proline--tRNA ligase: protein MKQSKMLIPTLREMPSDAQVISHALMLRAGYVRQVSAGVYSYLPLANRVIEKAKNIMRQEFDKIGAVEMLAPALLSADLWRESGRYETYGEDLYKLKNREKSDFILGPTHEETFTAIVRDSVKSYKQLPLNLYQIQPKYRDEKRPRNGLLRTREFIMKDGYSFHANYDSLDVTYDEYKAAYERIFTRSGLDFKAIIGDGGAMGGKDSQEFMAITPARTDLDRWVVLDKSVASFDEIPAEVQEEIKAELLKWMVSGEDTIAYSSESSYAANLEMATNEYKPSNRVVAEEEVTRVETPGVKSIDEVAAFLNVPQEQTIKTLFYMADGELVAALLVGNDQLNEVKLKNHLGADFFDVASEEEVASVVPAGFGSLGPVGLPENVKIIADRNVQDVRNAVVGANEDGYHLTGVNPGRDFTAEYVDIREVREGEISPDGQGVLNFARGIEIGHIFKLGTRYSASMGADVLDENGRAIPIIMGCYGIGVSRLLSAVMEQHARLFVNKTPKGEYRYAWGVNFPKELAPFDVHLITVNVKDEEAQVLTEKLEANLMEAGYEVLTDDRNERVGVKFSDSDLIGLPIRITVGKKAADGIVEVKIKATGDTIEVHADNLLETLEILSKK, encoded by the coding sequence ATGAAACAAAGTAAAATGCTAATCCCAACGCTTCGCGAAATGCCAAGTGATGCTCAAGTTATCAGCCACGCCCTTATGTTGCGTGCTGGTTATGTTCGTCAAGTTTCTGCTGGTGTTTATTCTTACCTACCACTGGCGAACCGTGTGATTGAAAAGGCTAAAAACATTATGCGCCAAGAGTTTGATAAGATTGGTGCGGTGGAAATGCTAGCTCCTGCCCTTCTCAGTGCTGATCTTTGGCGTGAATCAGGCCGTTATGAAACCTATGGTGAAGACCTTTATAAACTGAAAAATCGTGAAAAGTCAGACTTTATCCTAGGTCCGACACACGAAGAAACTTTTACAGCTATTGTTCGTGACTCTGTGAAATCTTACAAGCAATTGCCACTCAACCTTTACCAAATCCAACCGAAATACCGTGATGAAAAACGTCCACGTAACGGACTTCTCCGTACGCGTGAATTTATCATGAAAGACGGCTATAGTTTCCATGCTAATTACGATAGTTTGGATGTGACTTATGACGAGTACAAGGCGGCCTACGAACGAATTTTCACTCGTAGTGGTTTGGATTTCAAGGCCATCATCGGTGATGGTGGCGCTATGGGTGGTAAGGATAGCCAAGAATTTATGGCCATCACACCTGCTCGTACAGACCTTGACCGCTGGGTTGTCTTAGACAAGTCAGTTGCCTCATTTGATGAGATTCCTGCAGAAGTGCAAGAAGAAATCAAGGCAGAATTGCTCAAATGGATGGTTTCTGGTGAAGACACCATTGCCTACTCAAGTGAGTCTAGCTATGCAGCTAACTTAGAAATGGCAACAAACGAGTACAAACCAAGCAACCGTGTCGTTGCGGAAGAAGAAGTAACTCGCGTGGAAACTCCAGGTGTTAAATCCATCGATGAAGTGGCAGCCTTCCTTAACGTTCCTCAAGAACAAACCATTAAAACTCTCTTTTACATGGCAGATGGTGAGCTTGTTGCAGCCCTTCTAGTTGGAAATGACCAACTCAATGAAGTCAAGTTGAAAAACCACTTGGGTGCAGATTTCTTTGACGTTGCGAGCGAGGAAGAAGTCGCAAGTGTCGTCCCAGCAGGCTTTGGTTCGCTTGGACCAGTTGGTTTGCCAGAAAATGTGAAAATCATTGCAGACCGTAATGTACAAGATGTTCGCAATGCTGTTGTGGGGGCAAACGAAGATGGTTACCACTTGACGGGTGTGAACCCAGGTCGTGACTTCACTGCAGAATATGTGGATATCCGTGAAGTTCGTGAGGGTGAAATTTCACCAGACGGACAAGGTGTTCTAAACTTTGCGCGTGGTATCGAGATTGGTCACATCTTCAAATTGGGAACTCGCTACTCAGCAAGCATGGGTGCGGATGTTTTGGATGAAAATGGCCGTGCGATCCCAATCATCATGGGTTGTTACGGTATTGGTGTCAGCCGTCTTCTCTCAGCAGTTATGGAACAACACGCTCGCCTCTTTGTTAACAAAACGCCAAAAGGTGAATACCGTTACGCTTGGGGAGTTAATTTCCCTAAAGAATTGGCGCCATTCGATGTGCATTTGATTACTGTCAATGTTAAAGATGAAGAAGCGCAAGTCTTGACAGAAAAATTGGAAGCCAACTTGATGGAAGCTGGCTACGAAGTCTTGACAGATGACCGTAACGAACGGGTCGGAGTGAAGTTCAGCGATAGCGACTTGATTGGTCTTCCAATCCGTATCACTGTAGGGAAGAAAGCAGCTGATGGTATCGTAGAAGTTAAGATCAAGGCAACTGGTGACACCATTGAAGTTCACGCAGACAACTTGCTCGAAACCCTTGAAATCCTAAGCAAGAAATAA
- the rseP gene encoding RIP metalloprotease RseP has product MIGLLTFILVFGIIVVVHEFGHFYFAKKSGILVREFAIGMGPKIFAHIGKDGTAYTIRILPLGGYVRMAGWGDDATEIKTGTPVSLTLAEDGKVKRINLSGKKLDQTALPMQVTQFDFEDKLFIKGLVLEEEKTFAVDHDATVVEADGTEVRIAPLDVQYQNASIWGKLITNFAGPMNNFILGVVVFWILIFLQGGVRDTQTNLFHVMPEGALAKVGVAETAQITKVGSHEVKNWQDLTQAVEADTKDKTAPTLDVTISENGSEKQVTVTPEENQGRYILGVQPGVKSDFLSMFVGGFTTAADSGLRILSALKNLIFHPDLNKLGGPVAIFKASSDAAKNGLENVLYFLAMISINIGIFNLIPIPALDGGKIVLNILEAIRRKPLKQEIETYVTMAGVVIMVVLMLAVTWNDIMRLFF; this is encoded by the coding sequence ATGATTGGATTGCTAACCTTTATCCTCGTTTTTGGGATTATCGTGGTGGTGCATGAGTTTGGACATTTTTATTTTGCTAAGAAATCAGGCATTTTAGTCCGTGAGTTTGCTATTGGTATGGGCCCCAAGATTTTTGCCCATATCGGTAAGGACGGAACTGCTTATACCATTCGGATCCTTCCTTTAGGAGGGTATGTTCGTATGGCTGGTTGGGGTGATGATGCGACGGAGATCAAGACAGGAACCCCGGTCAGTTTAACACTTGCCGAAGATGGTAAGGTCAAACGAATCAATCTATCTGGGAAGAAACTGGATCAAACAGCTCTCCCTATGCAGGTAACTCAGTTTGACTTTGAAGACAAGCTCTTTATTAAAGGCTTGGTCCTGGAAGAAGAAAAGACTTTTGCAGTCGATCACGATGCAACGGTTGTCGAGGCAGATGGAACCGAAGTGCGCATTGCCCCTCTGGATGTACAGTACCAAAATGCTTCTATCTGGGGCAAGCTCATCACCAACTTTGCAGGTCCCATGAATAACTTTATCTTAGGTGTTGTTGTTTTTTGGATCCTGATCTTTTTGCAAGGCGGTGTTAGAGACACTCAGACCAATCTCTTTCATGTCATGCCAGAAGGAGCTTTGGCTAAGGTAGGTGTAGCTGAGACCGCCCAAATTACCAAGGTCGGCTCGCATGAGGTTAAGAATTGGCAAGACTTGACTCAGGCTGTGGAAGCAGATACCAAAGACAAGACAGCCCCGACCTTAGACGTGACCATTTCTGAAAATGGTAGCGAAAAACAAGTCACTGTGACTCCAGAAGAAAATCAAGGACGTTACATTCTCGGGGTTCAACCAGGGGTCAAGTCAGACTTTCTATCCATGTTTGTTGGTGGATTTACAACCGCTGCTGACTCAGGGCTGCGTATCCTTTCGGCTCTGAAAAACTTGATTTTTCATCCAGATTTGAACAAACTCGGTGGTCCCGTTGCCATTTTTAAGGCAAGTAGCGATGCTGCTAAAAATGGTCTTGAGAATGTCCTCTATTTCCTAGCTATGATTTCCATCAATATCGGAATTTTTAATTTGATTCCGATTCCGGCTTTGGATGGTGGAAAGATTGTACTCAATATCCTAGAGGCTATCCGCCGGAAACCCCTTAAACAAGAAATTGAAACCTATGTCACCATGGCTGGTGTAGTTATCATGGTTGTCTTGATGCTAGCTGTGACCTGGAATGACATTATGCGACTCTTCTTTTAG
- a CDS encoding phosphatidate cytidylyltransferase produces MTKDLQKRTLFAVLALAIFLPVLFVGGLLLQIGIGLLAMLAVHELLHMKGLKTMTIEGALTLFATFALTIPLENYLTFLPVDGNVVAYSVLITIMLGTTVFSKSYTIEDAVFPIAMSFYVGFGFNALLDARVAGFDKVLLALFIVWATDSAAYLIGMNFGKHKLAPRVSPNKSIEGFIGGILGAVLVTAIFMLVDSTVALPYGIYRMSLFAVFFSVAGQFGDLIESAMKRHFGVKDSGKFIPGHGGVLDRFDSMLVVFPIMHLFGLF; encoded by the coding sequence ATGACCAAGGATTTACAAAAGAGAACATTGTTTGCAGTATTGGCCCTGGCCATTTTCCTTCCAGTCTTGTTTGTGGGAGGACTCTTGTTACAGATAGGCATTGGTTTGTTAGCCATGCTGGCTGTCCATGAACTCTTGCACATGAAGGGGCTAAAGACCATGACCATCGAGGGGGCCTTGACCCTCTTTGCGACCTTTGCTCTCACAATCCCCTTAGAAAATTACCTAACTTTTTTGCCAGTTGATGGGAATGTGGTTGCCTACAGCGTTTTAATTACGATTATGCTAGGGACCACCGTTTTCAGTAAAAGCTATACCATTGAAGATGCCGTTTTTCCGATAGCGATGAGTTTTTATGTTGGTTTTGGCTTTAACGCCTTACTAGATGCTCGGGTGGCAGGTTTTGACAAGGTGCTTCTGGCCCTCTTTATCGTCTGGGCGACAGATAGCGCAGCTTACCTGATAGGGATGAATTTTGGTAAGCATAAGTTGGCTCCGAGAGTTTCTCCCAATAAGAGCATTGAGGGCTTTATCGGAGGTATTCTAGGTGCGGTACTGGTAACAGCAATCTTCATGCTTGTAGACAGTACAGTTGCTCTTCCTTATGGAATTTATAGAATGAGCCTCTTTGCCGTCTTCTTCAGTGTGGCAGGTCAGTTTGGTGACTTGATTGAGAGTGCTATGAAACGCCATTTTGGTGTCAAGGATTCAGGGAAATTTATCCCGGGTCATGGTGGTGTGTTGGATCGTTTTGACAGTATGCTAGTTGTCTTTCCTATCATGCACTTGTTTGGTCTCTTCTAA
- a CDS encoding isoprenyl transferase — protein sequence MFGFFKKDKAVEVEVPTQVPAHIGIIMDGNGRWAKKRMQPRVFGHKAGMEALQMVTKAANKMGVKVITVYAFSTENWTRPDQEVKFIMNLPVEFYDNYVPELHANNVKIQMIGETDRLPKPTFEALKKAEELTKNNTGLILNFALNYGGRAEITQALKVLAQEVLDAKINPGDITEDMIGDYLFTQHLPKDLRDPDLIIRTSGELRLSNFLPWQAAYSELYFTDTLWPDFDEVALQEAIAAFNHRNRRFGGV from the coding sequence ATGTTTGGATTTTTTAAGAAAGATAAAGCTGTAGAAGTTGAGGTTCCAACACAGGTTCCTGCTCACATTGGGATCATCATGGATGGAAATGGTCGCTGGGCTAAAAAACGGATGCAACCACGGGTTTTTGGTCATAAGGCGGGGATGGAAGCCCTCCAAATGGTGACCAAGGCAGCTAACAAGATGGGAGTTAAGGTTATCACAGTCTATGCCTTTTCAACGGAAAATTGGACGCGCCCGGATCAAGAGGTCAAGTTTATCATGAACTTGCCAGTCGAGTTTTATGATAACTACGTTCCCGAATTACATGCAAATAATGTTAAGATTCAGATGATTGGGGAAACAGACCGTCTGCCTAAGCCGACTTTTGAAGCTTTGAAAAAAGCAGAGGAGTTGACCAAGAACAACACAGGCTTGATTCTCAATTTTGCCCTTAATTATGGTGGTCGTGCTGAAATTACGCAGGCTCTTAAGGTCTTGGCTCAGGAAGTTCTAGATGCCAAAATCAACCCTGGTGATATCACAGAAGATATGATTGGGGATTACCTTTTCACGCAACACCTGCCAAAGGATTTGCGAGATCCAGATTTGATTATCCGTACGAGTGGTGAGTTGCGTTTAAGTAATTTCTTGCCATGGCAAGCAGCCTATAGCGAGCTTTATTTTACGGATACCTTGTGGCCTGATTTTGACGAAGTCGCCCTGCAGGAAGCTATTGCTGCCTTTAATCATCGTAATCGCCGATTTGGAGGAGTTTAG
- a CDS encoding nucleotidyltransferase family protein produces MLIRQDFLQAIQLNTDLMKILTIIRNLDLKDSWLAAGSVRNFIWNLLSDKSPFDRETDVDVIFFDPAISYEDTLGIERKLKENFPQYQWELKNQVYMHLHSPHTAPYTSSRDAMSKYPERCTAVGLRLNAGATLELFAPYGLEDILNFQVRPTPHFLENDDRMKLYQQRLSKKNWQEKWKNLTFKIT; encoded by the coding sequence ATGCTTATCAGACAAGATTTTTTACAAGCTATCCAATTAAACACAGATTTGATGAAAATCTTAACCATCATCCGTAACCTTGATCTGAAAGACTCGTGGTTGGCGGCAGGTTCTGTCAGGAATTTTATCTGGAATCTCTTGTCAGACAAATCGCCTTTTGACCGTGAAACAGATGTGGATGTGATTTTCTTTGATCCAGCTATCTCTTACGAAGATACGTTGGGTATAGAACGCAAGCTGAAAGAGAATTTTCCCCAATATCAATGGGAGTTGAAAAATCAGGTCTACATGCATCTGCACAGTCCTCACACTGCGCCCTATACCAGTTCTCGTGATGCTATGAGTAAGTATCCCGAGCGTTGCACGGCGGTAGGCCTTCGCTTGAATGCAGGTGCAACTTTAGAGCTCTTTGCGCCTTATGGTTTGGAGGATATTTTGAACTTTCAGGTTCGCCCAACTCCCCATTTTTTAGAAAATGACGACCGGATGAAGCTTTATCAACAGCGTTTATCTAAGAAAAACTGGCAAGAAAAATGGAAAAATCTCACATTTAAAATAACTTAA
- the ruvB gene encoding Holliday junction branch migration DNA helicase RuvB, whose translation MSRILDNEIMGDEELVERTLRPQYLREYIGQDKVKDQLQIFIEAAKMRDEALDHVLLFGPPGLGKTTMAFVIANELGVNLKQTSGPVIEKAGDLVAILNDLEPGDVLFIDEIHRLPMSVEEVLYSAMEDFYIDIMIGAGEASRSVHLDLPPFTLIGATTRAGMLSNPLRARFGITGHMEYYEHADLTEIVERTADIFEMEITHEAASELALRSRGTPRIANRLLKRVRDFAQIMGDGLIDDVITDKALTMLDVDHEGLDYVDQKILRTMIEMYGGGPVGLGTLSVNIAEERETVEDMYEPYLIQKGFIMRTRSGRVATAKAYEHLGYEYSEK comes from the coding sequence ATGAGTAGAATTTTAGATAATGAAATCATGGGTGATGAGGAGTTGGTAGAACGTACCCTCCGTCCCCAATATTTACGTGAATATATCGGTCAGGACAAGGTCAAGGATCAGCTACAAATATTTATTGAAGCCGCAAAAATGCGGGATGAGGCGCTGGACCATGTCCTTTTGTTTGGTCCCCCAGGTCTCGGAAAAACAACCATGGCTTTTGTCATTGCTAATGAATTGGGAGTTAATCTCAAGCAGACGTCTGGTCCCGTTATCGAAAAAGCCGGTGATTTGGTAGCAATTTTGAATGACTTGGAGCCAGGAGATGTTCTTTTTATTGATGAGATTCATCGCTTGCCCATGTCGGTAGAAGAGGTGCTATACAGTGCCATGGAAGACTTCTACATTGACATCATGATTGGTGCGGGGGAAGCTAGTCGTAGTGTCCATCTAGATTTGCCACCATTTACCTTGATTGGTGCGACAACTCGAGCAGGGATGCTGTCCAATCCTCTTCGTGCCCGTTTTGGGATTACAGGTCACATGGAATATTACGAACATGCTGACTTGACAGAGATTGTCGAGCGGACGGCAGATATCTTTGAGATGGAAATCACCCATGAGGCTGCTTCAGAGTTAGCTTTACGCAGTCGTGGAACTCCTCGTATTGCCAATCGATTGCTCAAGCGCGTGCGTGATTTTGCGCAGATTATGGGCGATGGCTTGATTGATGATGTCATTACGGATAAGGCCTTGACTATGCTGGATGTAGATCATGAAGGATTGGACTATGTGGACCAGAAAATCCTTCGCACCATGATTGAGATGTACGGTGGGGGTCCTGTCGGTCTAGGAACTCTCTCTGTAAATATCGCTGAAGAGCGCGAGACAGTAGAGGATATGTATGAGCCTTACCTAATCCAGAAAGGATTTATCATGCGAACTCGTTCAGGACGGGTCGCGACAGCTAAGGCTTATGAACATTTAGGGTATGAATATAGTGAAAAATAA
- a CDS encoding GNAT family N-acetyltransferase gives MISVRKQEVVKLEDVLHLYQAVGWTNYTNQPQMLEKALSHSLAIYMALDGDAVVGLVRLVGDGFSSIFVQDLIVLPSYQRQGIGSCLMKEALGDYKDAYQVQLVTEQTEKTLGFYRSLGFETLSTYDCTGMIWLDRKK, from the coding sequence ATGATTAGCGTGAGAAAGCAAGAAGTTGTCAAGTTAGAAGATGTTTTGCATCTCTATCAGGCAGTTGGTTGGACAAACTATACCAACCAACCACAGATGTTGGAGAAGGCCTTGTCTCATTCATTAGCGATTTATATGGCACTTGATGGCGATGCTGTTGTGGGCTTGGTTCGTTTGGTCGGAGATGGTTTTTCATCGATTTTTGTCCAGGATTTGATCGTTTTGCCTAGCTATCAGCGCCAAGGAATTGGTAGTTGCTTGATGAAAGAGGCTTTAGGTGATTACAAAGATGCCTATCAAGTCCAACTAGTGACCGAACAGACAGAAAAAACCTTGGGATTCTATCGTTCTCTGGGATTTGAAACCTTATCTACTTATGATTGTACAGGAATGATTTGGCTAGATCGAAAAAAATAA